AAAGCGGATTTCCCCAAAGGATTAGATTATGTAATTCCTTATAACACCAAAGATTTCTTAAGTGCGTCTATAGAACATGTTATTCAAACTTTAATTGAAGCCTTCTTATTGGTTTTCTTAGTGGTATTTATCTTCTTACAAGATTTTAGGTCCACTTTAATCCCCGCAATTGCTGTTCCTGTAGCAATTATCGGTACGTTTTTCTTCTTGTCTCTATTTGGATACTCCATTAACATGCTTACCTTATTTGCAATGATTCTCGCCATTGGTATCGTGGTCGATGATGCGATCGTAGTTGTAGAAGCTGTTCATGCGAAAATGGAGGAAGGTGCTACCAATGCCAAAAAAGCAACAAAATCTGCTATGTCCGAAATTTCAGGGGCTATAATCTCGATTACATTGGTAATGTCCGCTGTATTTATACCAGTATCCTTCATTAGTGGGTCGTCGGGTGTGTTCTACCAACAGTTTGGTATTACGTTGGCAATTGCAATCCTTATTTCCGCGGTTAACGCATTAACCTTGAGTCCAGCTTTGGCTGCACTTTTATTAAAACCCCATAACCCATCGGAAGAACATAAAAAAGGTATTGGAAAACGCTTTTTCTCCGCTTTCAATACTGGCTTTGATGCTGTAACCGATAAATATATAAGTTCTGTAAAATTCATTGCGAAAAGAAAATGGGTAACATGGATTTCTATTGCAGTTTTTGGAGTGATAGCGTACGTGTTGTTCCAAACTACACCAACCGGATTCATTCCAAATGAAGATAAGGCTATTGTATTTGCCGATGTTACGATGCCTCCTGGTACTACATTAGAGCAGACACAAAAAACGGTTAAGCAGTTAGATTCTATTTACCAATCTATGAATATCATAGAAGCTAGAATGAACATTACCGGTTTCAGTATTTTAAATGGTGTAAACGGTGGTTCTTATGGTTTCTCCGTAATTCGTTTAAAAGATTGGGGCGAACGCAAAGATGAAGGAGAATCTGTTCAAGAAGTAGTAGGAAGCCTATTCGCTAAAACAGCGGGATTAAAAGATGCCAAAATATTCTTCTTTACGCCACCAAGTGTACGTGGTTTTGGTAACTCTACCGGTTTTGAAATGAACTTGCAAAGTAAAGATGCTGATGATTGGCAAACCGTAAACAAAGTCACCAATGAGTTTTTAGCTGCTATCAACGCACGACCAGAGGTACAATATGCTATTACCAACTTCAACGCCAATTTCCCTCAGTATGAATTAGAGGTAGATGCGGAGAGAACAAAAATGGCAGGCTTGGCCGTAACTGATATTTTCAGCGCTATGCAAGGGTATTATGGTGGCCTATACACTACAGATTTTAATAAGTTTGGAAAGCAATACCGCGTAATGATCCAAGCTAAACCCGAAGATAGAGCCGATGAAAATTCATTGAACCATATTTTCGTGACCAATGCCAATGGTGAATCTGTTGCCGTATCTCAATTTGTATCGTTAAATAAAATTTATGGCCCCGAAGTAGTAAGTAGATTTAATCTTTTAAGTTCTGTAAAAGTTAACGGAGCTATGAACCCAGGTTACTCAACAGGTGATGCTATTAAAGCAATTGAAGAGGTTGCGGCAGAGGTATTGCCCAACAACTACACCTACGAGTATTCTGGTCTTACCAAAGAAGAAAATAGTGCAGGTAGCCAAACCATCCTCATTTTTATTTTGAGTTTGGTATTTGTTTATTTCCTATTAAGTGCTCAATATGAATCGTATATAGTACCATTCTCAATTTTACTATCACTACCTGTTGGTATTGCAGGTGCTATTGGTTTTGTAAGTTTGGCCGGACTTGAAAACAATATATATTTTCAGATTGCTTTAATTATGCTTATTGGTCTGCTTTCTAAAAATGCCATTCTTATTGTAGAGTTTGCATTGCAACGTAGAAAACACGGTATGTCAATTATTGATTCTGCCATTGACGGTGCAAAAGCAAGACTTAGACCTATTTTAATGACCTCGTTCGCCTTTATTCTTGGTTTAATGCCATTGGCCTTATCATCGGGTATTGGTGCTGTAGGTAATAGGTCTATTGGTATGAGTGCTGTTGGCGGTATGCTAATAGGTACCATATTCGGTGTATTTGTGATACCAGCATTATATGTTATTTTCCAAACTTTACAAGAGCGTATAACTGGTGCGCCACAAGTAACTATTGAAGAAATTAAGAACTAAAAAAATCATGAATAAATTAATATCTAATAAACTTATTTTGGTTGTATTTCTGCCATTATTGTTGCAGTCTTGTTTTACAGCTAAAACATACGAGCGGCCAAATGTAGAAACGGAAAATCTTTATAGAACAGATCAACTACCGCAAGACAGTATATCTTTCGCTTCGGTTTCTTATCAAGACCTTTTTACAGATGTTCATTTGAAGAGCTATATTCAAAAAGGATTGGAAAACAACCTTGATATTCGTATTGCGCTACAAAGTATTGCGGCTGCAGAGGCTTATGTTAAGCAGGGTAAAGCCGGCTATTTGCCCACCGTTAATGGTTCTGCAACTGCTACAAGAACTGCTAGAACTAGCGAGAACGGACAATTTGGAAGCTTTTTTGTGCAACCTTTTAATCAATTCGAAACTTCTGGTACTGCCTCTTGGGAAGCAGATATATGGGGTAAAATTAGAAGTACAAAACGTGCTAGCGATGCTAATTACTTGCAAACTATAGCGGCCCATAAGGCTGTGAAGACTAGTTTAGTGGCGCAAATTGCTACTACTTACTATCATATTTTGGCTTTGGATAAGCAGATTTCAGTTACCGAAGAAACGATTGAAAACCGCTCTAAAAGTTTAGAGACTATTACTGCCTTAAAAGAGGCCGGACTAACAAACCAAGTGGGTGTTGACCAAACTGCAGCACAATTATATAGCGCTCAGAGTCAATTATTGGATATAAGGAATTTACTATATCAAGCAGAAAACACCTTAAGTATTTTATTAAGTGAACAACCGCAGATATATTCTCGTAGCACCCTCGATGACCAATCTCTAGCTAGTGAAATACAACTTGGGGTGCCAGCGCTTTTACTTCGCAATAGGCCAGATATTATGCAGGCAGAATATAACTTAGTGAACAGTTTTGAACTAACTAACGTGGCCAGAAGTAATTTCTACCCATCAATAACTTTATCGGCACAAGGCGGATTTCAAAGTTTAGAGTTTGATAATTGGATAGATTCTAGTTCGATATTTGCAAACTTGGTAGGCGGACTTACACAACCGATTTTTAACGGTAGAAAAATTAGAACGGCATATGAGGTTGCACAAGTAAAACAAGAACAGTCTTTATTGAGTTTCAAAAAAACGCTTTTAACTGCTGGCAAAGAAGTATCTGAAGCTTTATATGACTACAATATTGCAGTTGAAAAAGAAGAATTTATCTCTAAGCAAGTATTAGCATTGAAACGTGCTGAAAGCAATTCTGAAGAATTATTGAATAGTGGATATTTAACGTATCTAGATCTTTTAACAGCTAGAGAGAATTCTTTAAATGCAGAGCTAAATCTAGTTGACAACAAGTTTTCACAATTATCGGCAACGGTTGAATTATATCGTTCTCTTGGTGGGGGATGGCAATAGGTTAATGCTTATTAGAATGCTAAAAAGAAGTGAATATAGTGAGCAAGCGTTAGCGCTTTTCTCTAAATATGGATGTAAAAGGGTCTTAATGGATGATGTGGACAAGACCCTTGACATCTGTAAAAAATTGTAAACTATATTTGAAAATAAAAGTAATATCGTTCTAGGTTACGTTTCTCTTTTATATAATCATGATTTCTATGATAGTTATACCATAGAAGAATTATTAGAACATTAATTAGTGTTCCTCTTTAAGGAGTTAGAAGAATTTATACAAACCAATTTTTATAGCTCTAGCGAAGACCAAATCCTTTTGCAGCCCACCAAGGATGTATTTCTATAACCAAGCGCCCAGCTTTTACCATAGGGTCTGCATTTGCCAAACTATCTGCCATATACATTGTTGGCGTATTGTAAATTGTAATACCTCTTATTTCGCCATCATCACCAAATGGGCCAGAAATATCAGCATAACCAAGTTTGTACATTTTACCTAAATGTGCCATGTGCAATTTTTGTAAACTATCTGCCTCCGCTTTTGGTTGATTTCGGTTAGGTCCACTTTTTAAAAAAGCAATGAAGTACTCTTGCATAAGCACTGTATCCTTTGTTTCTTCGTCAACATAATCAAAAATCTGAAATCCCCTTTCTATAAGATCCGACTTTTTTTGTTGAGCAGAATATTTTACTTCTTTAATCTCTTTTTTATCGATTACTTTTTCATTTTTACCACAAGAAAAAACCATTAAAATCAATACTATTACTGCTAATATATGTCTCATCTTTGCCATTTATTATAAGGGGTTTTACTTAATTGAGAATTATAATACTTAATCTCCCCTGTTACCTCTGCTGCTAACCAAGTAGGCTTGTCAAATTTTTCCTCCTCAGAATTTAGCTCTATTTCAGCAATAATTAACCCCAAATTATCACCATAAAATTCATCAACTTCATATACATGATTCCCTATAGGGATTTCATATCTACATTTATCCAAAATTCCTTTTTCACATAATTTTAATAATGCATCCGCTTCTTCTACGGCAATCTCCTTTTCCCATTCAAACCGAGAAGTTCCTGTTTCGTTAGATTTACCCTTAACGGTAATGAAACCTAAATCGCCCTTTATCCTAACTCTTACCGTTCTATTTGGGTCAGTGTTTAAAAAGCCCTGCACTATTCGTGTTTTGGAACTTGCTTTATACTTATAATCATCAGATTTTACTAAAAACTTACGCTCTATTTCTATCATAAGAATGGTTGAAACTACTATCCATAAACTAAGATAAGTCTTAAATTTGCTTATGCCCAATGAATTACCAATTCGAAAAATTATTCATGTTGATATGGATGCGTTTTATGCCTCTGTAGAAGAACTAGATAATCCCGATTTAAAAGGGAAACCTTTGGCCGTAGGGGGTTCTGAAATAAGAGGTGTTGTTTCAGCCGCCAATTATGAAGCTCGAAAATATGGTGTTCGTAGTGCCATGAGCGGAGTTCAAGCCAAAAAAAATTGTCCTAACCTCACTTTTGTAAAACCAAGATTTGAACGCTACAAGGAAATCTCAAAACAAATACGATCCATATTTTATGAATATACCGATTTAGTAGAGCCCCTTTCTCTTGATGAAGCTTATTTAGATGTAACCGTCAATAAAAAAGGCTACCCTTCTGCCACTATGCTTGCTACTGAAATTAGACAACGTATTCTAGAAAAAACAGGGTTAAATGCATCTGCAGGTATATCTATCAACAAATTTATTGCCAAAATCGCCAGTGATATCAATAAACCCAACGGGCAAAAAACGGTAAACCCTGAAGAGGTAATTCCGTTTTTAGAAGAATTAGATATCAGGAAATTTTATGGTGTTGGTAAAGTTACTGCCGAAAAAATGTACAAACTGGGCATTTTTACCGGGAATGACCTCAAGAAAAAATCAATAGAGTTTCTTGCAGATAACTTTGGAAAAAGTGGACCCTATTATCATCATGTAGTACGTGGTATTCATAATAGTGAAGTTAAACCGCACCGCATACCTAAATCTGTTGGCGCAGAACGTACGTTTAATGAAAACCTAAGTAGTGAGGTTTTTATGCTAGAACGTTTAGAACATATTGCACTAGAACTAGAAAAAAGACTTACCAAATCTAAAATTGCAGGTAAAACAATTACGTTAAAAATAAAATACAGCGATTTTACTTTAAATACAAGAAGTAAAACAATGCCCTATTTTATCGCAGACAAAGATCTTATTTTAGAAACCGCTAAAAATCTTTTATATCAAGAAGAGCTACAAAACTCTGTTCGACTACTCGGTATTTCGCTTTCTAACTTAAATACAGATGATAAAACAAATAAAAAGGTTGACGATAAATCAATTTTAGTGCAATTAAAATTCGATTTCTAAAGGTTATCTACTCATTTTCAACTATTTAAATAATATTTAAAAATGTTAACAAAAATTAACTGCAATTACTTGTACAGTAGGTTTCTCTAGAATAATTTTGGCCACTTAAATGAATAAGAGTTTTTTAAAGTTACTTCTTTCTCTCTGTGTACTACTTTCAAGTGTATACAGCCCTCTATTTGCTAACAACGATTTGGGGCAAAACTCTTTACAAAAAACTGGACAACAATTTTCAGTAGCTGTAAATACTACTAATCAACAACATAAGGCGAACATTACAGGTGCTTTAGAGCAAGACAGTAAGATATTAGAAATAGATGTCGCCGAAATAAAAGAAGAGGAAAGTAAAACCAACTTTATTAAAAGTAGTTTTTTCACTACCTATATTACTACCGCCTTTTATCTTTTATCATTATTATATTTTTATAGTTATTTAAAGAATAGCAAAAATCTACAAGGGCTATTTACTTTTTTACCAACGGCCAATAGGCGGTTTGTGTTATACCAAGTTTTTCGTTTATAATTAGTATTGAGCATTTGATTTTATCAATATTGCTCTAGTCTTTCACATCCGGTACTCTTAACCGTAAGCTATTGCGTCTATAAAGTACCCAAATGTAATGCGTGTCCGCATTTCAAAATTTAAATTTTCCAATCCATTTAATATTAAAATTATGACCAAGAGATTTCTCCTGTTCGCAGTCGTGAGTGTTTTGTTTTTTTCAACAAGCTGTGAATCTAAAAAAGAAAAAAAAGAAGAACATGCCAAATTTTTAGTGACCAGTCCTATAAAAATGGACACGTCTATTACCAAAGATTACGTAAGCCAAATACACTCTATAAGGCATATTGAACTACGAGCTCTTGAGAAAGGATATTTGAAGGAAATTCACGTTGATGAGGGTCAAGAGGTGAAAAAAGGGCAAAAAATGTTCAATATTATGCCAAACATATATCAAGCAGATTTACAGAAGGCAAGCGCAGAAGCTAAGGTTGCAGAAATAGAGCTTCAAAATACACAGTTATTAGCGGACGGTAATGTTGTCTCTAAAAATGAACTTGCTATGGCTAAAGCTAATTTAGACAAGGCAAATGCAGAAGTTTCTTTGGCACAAACTCATTTAGGTTTTACGGATATTCGCGCACCTTTTGATGGCATTATGGACCATTTACATGTAAGGGAGGGGAGTCTTTTAGATGAAGGTGAATTATTGACCACCCTATCGGACAACACTAAAATGTGGGTTTATTTTAATGTGCCAGAAGCTGAATATTTAGACTATATCATAAGCACCGATAAAGACGTAAAAAAAGAAGTTGGTCTTCTATTGGCGAATAACAAAGAATTCAACCAAAAAGGAATTGTTGAAACTATAGAAGGAGAATTCAACAATGAAACGGGCAACATTGCTTTTAGAGCTACTTTTCCTAATCCAGATAAAATATTAAGACACGGAGAAACTGGCAGTATTTTAATGACCATCCCTTTTAAAGATGCACTGATAATTCCCCAAAAAGCAACATTTGAAATTTTGGATAAAAAATTCGTTTTTGTTGTAGATCAAAACAATGTTGTAAAACAACGCGAAATAATCATTGGCGGTGAAATGCCAAATCTTTTTGTAGTAACCAAAGGCTTAAATGAAAAAGATAAAATTCTGCTTGATGGCATACGTATGGTTAAAGACAACCAACAAATAGCGTCTGAGTTTGTTGCCCCTAAAAAGGTATTATCGAGCTTAGATCTTTACACAGAATAACAATATCCAAATACATAAAAAATGTTCAAAAGATTTATTCATAGACCAGTTTTGGCTATTGTTATTTCGGTAATTATAGTTTTTACAGGATTATTGGCAATAAAACAATTACCAATTTCTCAGTTCCCAGAAATTGCCCCTACTACGGTAAACATTTTCATTGCTTACCCTGGCGCAAGTGCAGATGTACTTATTAATTCAACAATTATTCCTTTAGAAACTGCCATAAACGGTGTACAAGGTATGCGTTATGTAGCCTCTGATGCTACAAGTGCCGGTGAAGGAACTTTACGTATTATTTTCGAACCTGGTACAGATCCCGACCAAGCAGTTGTAAGGGTGAAAACCAGAGTAGATCAAGTAATGCCAAACTTACCTGAATTGGTACAAATGGAAGGGGTAGTAATTACACCTGTACAACCAAGTATGTTAATGTACGTAAACCTGTATAGTAATAATGAAGAAGACAACGAGCTTTTTCTTTACAACTATGCGTACACCAAAATTGTACCTGAAATTCAACGTATTAACGGTATTGCAAGTGCTCAAATATTAGGTAGTAGAAAATATGCTATGCGTGTGTGGTTAAAACCAGATCGTATGCGTGCCTATAATGTGTCTGCAGAAGAAGTTATGGAGGCTATGCAAGAACAAAGCATAATTGCCAGACCAGGTAGACTAGGTGGTAGTTCTGGTAAAAAATCGCAATCACTGGAATATGTGCTTACCTATGAAGGGCGGTATAATGAACCTGAGCAATATGAAAACATTATTGTAAGAGCTAACGAAGAAGGTGAAATTTTAAAACTAAAAGATGTTGCCGAGGTAGAGTTAGGAAGTGAGTTTTTTGATATTTACTCTAACCTAGATGGCCACCCTTCGGCTTCTATGATTCTTAAACAAACTGTAGGTAGTAATGGTAAAGATGTAATCGATGCTGTAAAACTTAAGTTAGAAGAACTAAAGGTAAACTTACCTCCTGGTGTAGATTACCAAGTAAGTTACGATGTATCTAACTTTTTAGATGCCTCAATAGAAAAGGTATTACACACATTAAGAGATGCCTTTATCTTAGTGGCAATTGTAGTATTCCTATTTTTAGGAGATTGGCGTTCTACTTTAATACCTATTATTGCAGTACCTGTTTCTTTAATAGGCTCGTTCTTTGTAATGCAAATGTTCGGGTTGTCCATAAACCTAATTACGTTATTTGCTTTAGTGCTAGCTATTGGTATTGTGGTCGATAACGCCATTGTGGTGGTAGAGGCGGTCCACGTAAAAATGGAAGAAAAAAATTTATCACCCTATAAAGCTTCTTCAGAAGTATTAGGCGAAATTGGTGGTGCCATTGTAGCCATAACATTGGTTATGGTTTCTGTATTTATTCCTATTTCATTTATGTCTGGCCCAGTTGGGGTATTCTACAGGCAATTTTCTATTACCATGGCTGGATCTATTATAATCTCAGCAATTGTAGCACTAACCCTTACTCCTGTTCTTTGCGCTATGATGTTGAAAAATAACCATGGTAAGGAAAAACGGAAATCTCCAATTGATAAATTTATTAACTGGTTCAATACTGGCTTTGAACGTTTAACCGGAAGTTATGTTAAACTATTAAACAAAATTGTAGCAAGGCGCGTAGTTACTTTTGGTATTCTTATTGCTTTCTGTGCAGGTATTTTTATTACTAATAAAACGCTACCTGCTGGTTTTATACCTAACGAAGACCAAGGTATGATCTATGCCATTATTCAAACACCTCCTGGTGCTACTTTAGAGCGTACAAATGATGTTGCTAGAAAACTGCAGAAAATATGCGAAGAAATGGAAGGGGTAGAATCGGTTTCTTCTTTGGCTGGTTATGAAATTATGACAGAAGGTAGGGGCTCAAACGCCGGTACCTGTTTAATTAACTTAAAACCATGGTCCGAACGTAATCATTCGGTGCACGAAATCATGGAAGAATTAGAGGAAGAAACAAAAGACTTAGGCGCGGTAATTGAATATTTTGAACCTCCTGCTGTTCCAGGTTTTGGTTCTTCTGGCGGATTCTCTATGCGTTTACTTGACAAAACCGAAAACACGGACTATCATGTTTTCGAAAAAATCAACAACGATTTTATGAAAGCTCTTGGAGAGCGTGAAGAACTAACCGGACTTTTTACCTTCTACTCTGCTAATTATCCGCAATACGAATTGAAAATCAATAACCAAATTGCCATGCAAAAAGGGGTAAGTATTGGTAAAGCAATGGAAAACCTAAACATACTTATAGGTAGTACATATGAGCAAGGTTTTATTCGTTTTGGTAGATTCTTTAAAGTGTATACCCAAGCCGCGCCCGAGTATAGAGCGCTTCCTTCTGATCTAGAAAAATTGTTTGTAAAGAATGAAGAAGGCGAAATGGTTCCATATTCTGCATTCATGTCCATGGAAAAGAAATTGGGACCAAACGAGATTACTAGATACAACCTTTACAACTCTGCAGCCATAAACGGCCTACCTGCAAAAGGGTTTACCACTGGTGATGCTATTACAGCTATAAAAGAAGTAGCCAAAGAAACCCTTCCAAGAGGTTATGATATTGCTTGGGAAGGATTATCATATGACGAGGCGAGCAGAGGTAACGAATCGCTATACATCTTTATCGTAGTATTGATTTTCGTTTATTTCGTGCTTGCTGCTCAATACGAAAGTTTTCTACTTCCTTTTGCAGTAATTCTTTCTTTACCTGTTGGTATTTTCGGCTCTTTCCTTCTGCTAAAAATGACCGGATTGGCAAACGATGTATATGCCCAAATTGGTGTTATTATGCTTGTTGGTCTCCTTGGTAAAAACGCGGTATTAATTGTTGAATTTGCTGTTCAAAAACAACGACAAGGGGCAACGGTTTTAGAAGCGGCTATTGAAGGCTCCAAAGCTAGATTTAGGCCAATTTTAATGACCTCTTTTGCATTTATTGCCGGGTTAATCCCTTTAGTAATTGCGTCTGGCGCTGGTGCAATTGGTAACCGTACCATTGGTGGCTCTGCTCTTGGCGGTATGTTAATTGGAACAATATTCGGAGTTATTATAATTCCTGGTCTCTATTTTGTATTTGCCAAACTTGCTGAAGGAAGAGGTCTAATAAAAGACGAGTCATTTGAGCCAATTTCAGAAGAATTTATACGTGTCAGTGAAGGCGAAGGTAAAACACGCCAAAAGCTTCGTGAGTTAAAACAAATGATTAAAAAACTAACCAAAAAAGAAGAAAATGATCAAAATTAAAAAAACCATTAAGCATGTAAAACTGCTTTTAGTGGTTCTTATTAACGTAGGTGTATTCTATTCCTGTGTACCTACAAAAGATTTGAAAGAGGCAAATAATAATTTGCCTTCACAGTATGTTGATCAAGCAATAGATTCAACAAACAGTGCCCAATTAAAATGGAAGGATTTTTTCAAAGATGAAAACCTAACAAAACTGATTGACACCGCATTGACTAATAATCAAGAACTACGTATAATGATGCAGCAAATTGATGTTGCACAAAATGAAGTGAAGGCCAGAAAAGGGGAATATTTACCTTTTATTGGTTATGGTGCTGGTGCCGAGGTTGAAAAAGTTGGAGAATATACTCGTAATGGCTCTGTAGAGAAAAACCTGGAAGTTAAAGAAGGTGAAGAATTTCCCGAACCTTTAACTGATTTCTCTGCAGGACTATTTGCTTCTTGGGAACTTGATGTTTGGAAAAAGCTACGCAACTCTAAAAAAGCTGCAGCTTTAGAATACTTATCTACCATTGAAGGTAAAAACTTTATGGTGACCAGGCTTATTGCAGAAATAGCAGATTCTTATTATGAGCTTATTGCATTAGACAATCAATTGGCTATTATTGAACAAAACCTTGAGTTACAAGGCA
The genomic region above belongs to Maribacter hydrothermalis and contains:
- a CDS encoding TolC family protein, with the translated sequence MNKLISNKLILVVFLPLLLQSCFTAKTYERPNVETENLYRTDQLPQDSISFASVSYQDLFTDVHLKSYIQKGLENNLDIRIALQSIAAAEAYVKQGKAGYLPTVNGSATATRTARTSENGQFGSFFVQPFNQFETSGTASWEADIWGKIRSTKRASDANYLQTIAAHKAVKTSLVAQIATTYYHILALDKQISVTEETIENRSKSLETITALKEAGLTNQVGVDQTAAQLYSAQSQLLDIRNLLYQAENTLSILLSEQPQIYSRSTLDDQSLASEIQLGVPALLLRNRPDIMQAEYNLVNSFELTNVARSNFYPSITLSAQGGFQSLEFDNWIDSSSIFANLVGGLTQPIFNGRKIRTAYEVAQVKQEQSLLSFKKTLLTAGKEVSEALYDYNIAVEKEEFISKQVLALKRAESNSEELLNSGYLTYLDLLTARENSLNAELNLVDNKFSQLSATVELYRSLGGGWQ
- the dinB gene encoding DNA polymerase IV; this encodes MPNELPIRKIIHVDMDAFYASVEELDNPDLKGKPLAVGGSEIRGVVSAANYEARKYGVRSAMSGVQAKKNCPNLTFVKPRFERYKEISKQIRSIFYEYTDLVEPLSLDEAYLDVTVNKKGYPSATMLATEIRQRILEKTGLNASAGISINKFIAKIASDINKPNGQKTVNPEEVIPFLEELDIRKFYGVGKVTAEKMYKLGIFTGNDLKKKSIEFLADNFGKSGPYYHHVVRGIHNSEVKPHRIPKSVGAERTFNENLSSEVFMLERLEHIALELEKRLTKSKIAGKTITLKIKYSDFTLNTRSKTMPYFIADKDLILETAKNLLYQEELQNSVRLLGISLSNLNTDDKTNKKVDDKSILVQLKFDF
- a CDS encoding efflux RND transporter permease subunit, coding for MFQKFIDRPVLSTVISILIVILGILGLTTLPIEEYPEIAPPTVQVTSTYTGANAETVLKSVVIPLEEQINGVEDMLYMTSNASNDGNATINVFFKLGTNPDIAAVNVQNRVARANSILPQAVVQTGVTTQKSQTSALLFFSLFSDNDEYDATFVENYARINIVPKLQRIEGVGNVTVFGAKDYSMRIWLNPEKMAAYKLMPSDIQNALREQNLEAATGKIGENANGVYEYVLKYKGRLSEEAEYEDIIIRAQENGQFLRLKDVAEVELGAFNYGTKNEGMGKPGTAVGIFQTSGSNANAIIDEIQIILDESKADFPKGLDYVIPYNTKDFLSASIEHVIQTLIEAFLLVFLVVFIFLQDFRSTLIPAIAVPVAIIGTFFFLSLFGYSINMLTLFAMILAIGIVVDDAIVVVEAVHAKMEEGATNAKKATKSAMSEISGAIISITLVMSAVFIPVSFISGSSGVFYQQFGITLAIAILISAVNALTLSPALAALLLKPHNPSEEHKKGIGKRFFSAFNTGFDAVTDKYISSVKFIAKRKWVTWISIAVFGVIAYVLFQTTPTGFIPNEDKAIVFADVTMPPGTTLEQTQKTVKQLDSIYQSMNIIEARMNITGFSILNGVNGGSYGFSVIRLKDWGERKDEGESVQEVVGSLFAKTAGLKDAKIFFFTPPSVRGFGNSTGFEMNLQSKDADDWQTVNKVTNEFLAAINARPEVQYAITNFNANFPQYELEVDAERTKMAGLAVTDIFSAMQGYYGGLYTTDFNKFGKQYRVMIQAKPEDRADENSLNHIFVTNANGESVAVSQFVSLNKIYGPEVVSRFNLLSSVKVNGAMNPGYSTGDAIKAIEEVAAEVLPNNYTYEYSGLTKEENSAGSQTILIFILSLVFVYFLLSAQYESYIVPFSILLSLPVGIAGAIGFVSLAGLENNIYFQIALIMLIGLLSKNAILIVEFALQRRKHGMSIIDSAIDGAKARLRPILMTSFAFILGLMPLALSSGIGAVGNRSIGMSAVGGMLIGTIFGVFVIPALYVIFQTLQERITGAPQVTIEEIKN
- a CDS encoding YciI family protein codes for the protein MRHILAVIVLILMVFSCGKNEKVIDKKEIKEVKYSAQQKKSDLIERGFQIFDYVDEETKDTVLMQEYFIAFLKSGPNRNQPKAEADSLQKLHMAHLGKMYKLGYADISGPFGDDGEIRGITIYNTPTMYMADSLANADPMVKAGRLVIEIHPWWAAKGFGLR
- a CDS encoding CYTH domain-containing protein, which encodes MIEIERKFLVKSDDYKYKASSKTRIVQGFLNTDPNRTVRVRIKGDLGFITVKGKSNETGTSRFEWEKEIAVEEADALLKLCEKGILDKCRYEIPIGNHVYEVDEFYGDNLGLIIAEIELNSEEEKFDKPTWLAAEVTGEIKYYNSQLSKTPYNKWQR
- a CDS encoding efflux RND transporter permease subunit; translated protein: MFKRFIHRPVLAIVISVIIVFTGLLAIKQLPISQFPEIAPTTVNIFIAYPGASADVLINSTIIPLETAINGVQGMRYVASDATSAGEGTLRIIFEPGTDPDQAVVRVKTRVDQVMPNLPELVQMEGVVITPVQPSMLMYVNLYSNNEEDNELFLYNYAYTKIVPEIQRINGIASAQILGSRKYAMRVWLKPDRMRAYNVSAEEVMEAMQEQSIIARPGRLGGSSGKKSQSLEYVLTYEGRYNEPEQYENIIVRANEEGEILKLKDVAEVELGSEFFDIYSNLDGHPSASMILKQTVGSNGKDVIDAVKLKLEELKVNLPPGVDYQVSYDVSNFLDASIEKVLHTLRDAFILVAIVVFLFLGDWRSTLIPIIAVPVSLIGSFFVMQMFGLSINLITLFALVLAIGIVVDNAIVVVEAVHVKMEEKNLSPYKASSEVLGEIGGAIVAITLVMVSVFIPISFMSGPVGVFYRQFSITMAGSIIISAIVALTLTPVLCAMMLKNNHGKEKRKSPIDKFINWFNTGFERLTGSYVKLLNKIVARRVVTFGILIAFCAGIFITNKTLPAGFIPNEDQGMIYAIIQTPPGATLERTNDVARKLQKICEEMEGVESVSSLAGYEIMTEGRGSNAGTCLINLKPWSERNHSVHEIMEELEEETKDLGAVIEYFEPPAVPGFGSSGGFSMRLLDKTENTDYHVFEKINNDFMKALGEREELTGLFTFYSANYPQYELKINNQIAMQKGVSIGKAMENLNILIGSTYEQGFIRFGRFFKVYTQAAPEYRALPSDLEKLFVKNEEGEMVPYSAFMSMEKKLGPNEITRYNLYNSAAINGLPAKGFTTGDAITAIKEVAKETLPRGYDIAWEGLSYDEASRGNESLYIFIVVLIFVYFVLAAQYESFLLPFAVILSLPVGIFGSFLLLKMTGLANDVYAQIGVIMLVGLLGKNAVLIVEFAVQKQRQGATVLEAAIEGSKARFRPILMTSFAFIAGLIPLVIASGAGAIGNRTIGGSALGGMLIGTIFGVIIIPGLYFVFAKLAEGRGLIKDESFEPISEEFIRVSEGEGKTRQKLRELKQMIKKLTKKEENDQN
- a CDS encoding efflux RND transporter periplasmic adaptor subunit, coding for MTKRFLLFAVVSVLFFSTSCESKKEKKEEHAKFLVTSPIKMDTSITKDYVSQIHSIRHIELRALEKGYLKEIHVDEGQEVKKGQKMFNIMPNIYQADLQKASAEAKVAEIELQNTQLLADGNVVSKNELAMAKANLDKANAEVSLAQTHLGFTDIRAPFDGIMDHLHVREGSLLDEGELLTTLSDNTKMWVYFNVPEAEYLDYIISTDKDVKKEVGLLLANNKEFNQKGIVETIEGEFNNETGNIAFRATFPNPDKILRHGETGSILMTIPFKDALIIPQKATFEILDKKFVFVVDQNNVVKQREIIIGGEMPNLFVVTKGLNEKDKILLDGIRMVKDNQQIASEFVAPKKVLSSLDLYTE